In Bombus terrestris chromosome 6, iyBomTerr1.2, whole genome shotgun sequence, a single window of DNA contains:
- the LOC125385322 gene encoding uncharacterized protein LOC125385322, which translates to MTDEVRNVILSSNVIFKPEPETEKFVNLSLPKIVEREHVCAQSDRVCTYESAESEPESQPFRTSENVRQLIDRGKINRTDFYGSPVTYATERLPGDFNETMRSEKKELWEEAINDEMKSQYENKTWVLVGKPRFEYLRQKLDLKNKKDVKR; encoded by the exons ATGACGGACGaggtaagaaatgtaatattgagcagtaacgtaatatttaagcccgaaccagaaactgaaaaattcgttaatttaagtttaccgaaaattgtcgagcgcgaacATGTGTGTGCACAGAGTGATAGAGTAT GTAcgtatgaaagtgcagagagtgaaccTGAAAGTCAACCTTTTAgaactagcgagaatgtgagacaattgataGATAGAGGTAAGATCAAccgaaccgatttttatggtagtCCAGTAACGTACGCAACGGAAAGATTACCAGGGGATTTTAACGAAAcgatgagatccgaaaagaaagAGTTATGGGAAGAGGCTAtaaatgatgaaatgaaatcgcagtatgaaaataagacgtgggTTCTTGTAGGAaaaccaagatttgaatatttaagacaaaagttagatttgaaaaataaaaaagatgttaagaggtaa